A DNA window from Gasterosteus aculeatus chromosome 16, fGasAcu3.hap1.1, whole genome shotgun sequence contains the following coding sequences:
- the vgll3 gene encoding LOW QUALITY PROTEIN: transcription cofactor vestigial-like protein 3 (The sequence of the model RefSeq protein was modified relative to this genomic sequence to represent the inferred CDS: inserted 1 base in 1 codon) — protein sequence MRSGIYGGTDCSGDTARLTSQRVSLPTNSXGSVAMSCLDVMYHQSYGAHYLPAAAYKATYYNQQQQQQQQQQRRLSVYSKMQECMEQQQGGGKVPLSRDQVLRQAPAAPESESGCGSASDSDLKDGAQPAEAEYLSSRCVLFTYFQGDIGDVVDEHFSRALSQSSTFNGETKPIRVTQPAGLWKDGSLSEGQSSSVWNSTYPSQASPCLPSVSVSVHPDFTSSPVSFNHPDGALWADHMLSQASLPPPAALHDSWAYSLNPPSSSGFPNVHNVYHAHPHPHIHTRHHHPMLHSFPTHGSALDHRFNPLLLPGVRNHTQSSASAGSSPLSEGVKTEMDPGSNGGGATATSVTWNPSAHHGSLEVYDSALDQAKAKTSMWF from the exons ATGCGTTCAGGCATATATGGAGGCACCGATTGCTCGGGGGATACAGCCCGTCTGACGTCTCAGCGCGTTTCTCTCCCCACTAACA TCGGGTCCGTCGCTATGAGTTGTCTGGATGTGATGTACCACCAAAGCTATGGAGCGCACTACCTCCCCGCAGCGGCTTACAAGGCGACGTActacaaccagcagcagcagcagcagcagcagcaacag AGGAGACTAAGTGTTTACAGTAAGATGCAGGAGTgtatggagcagcagcagggagggggAAAAGTGCCGCTTTCCAGGGATCAAGTCCTTCGGCAGGCCCCTGCAGCACCAGAATCCGAGTCGGGCTGCGGATCCGCGTCCGATTCCGACCTGAAGGATGGTGCTCAACCAGCGGAGGCCGAGTACTTGAGCTcccgctgtgttttgttcacCTACTTCCAAGGCGACATTGGTGACGTGGTCGACGAGCATTTCTCCCGGGCTCTTAGTCAGTCCAGCACCTTCAACGGCGAGACCAAGCCCATCAGAGTGACTCAGCCTGCTGGCTTATGGAAAG ACGGCTCCCTCTCTGAGGGTCAGAGCAGCTCAGTGTGGAACAGCACCTATCCCTCCCAGGCCAGTCCTTGCCttccatctgtctctgtctcagtcCACCCAGACTTCACTTCCAGCCCCGTTTCCTTCAACCACCCCGACGGAGCTCTGTGGGCCGACCACATGCTCTCCCAGGCCAGCCTCCCCCCTCCGGCTGCGCTCCACGACAGCTGGGCCTACAGCCTGAACCCGCCGAGTTCAAGCGGCTTCCCCAACGTCCACAACGTCTACCAcgctcacccccacccccacatccACACCCGGCACCACCACCCTATGCTCCATTCATTCCCAACCCACGGCTCGGCGTTGGATCACAGGTTCAATCCTCTGCTGCTACCCGGGGTCAGGAACCACACCCAGTCGTCCGCCAGCGCGGGGAGCTCCCCACTCAGCGAGGGGGTGAAGACGGAGATGGACCCCGGCAGCAACGGCGGCGGTGCAACGGCTACCTCTGTCACCTGGAATCCCTCGGCCCACCATGGATCCTTGGAGGTGTATGACTCAG CTCTTGATCAGGCCAAAGCAAAGACGTCGATGTGGTTCTGA